A window of Magallana gigas chromosome 8, xbMagGiga1.1, whole genome shotgun sequence genomic DNA:
ATACAAATGCATCTGCATGGCGATTTCAAGATGGGGTGAATCTGTTTGCATGTGTAGAAGCTAGGGTGAAAATAACATATGCAacaataaccctgtatacagtaattttAATAATGTTAATTATAAGCAGACTCATGCACTTTTTACTAATATTTTGCAAGAGACCATTGAGAAAACTTGGATGGTTCATATAGCCCAGGGTAATAATGGGACATCCCCTGAAAtctaataaaatagaaaaattcatatttcatcTCACTAAATTTAAACCTAATAATCAATTAATAGAGACTGCCTTGATTCTTCAGTCtcatcagatttttaaatccaagaaaaataataataggtaGATATTTGTACATGCACGATACCTAAATGATGTGACACATAACTTGCATACACTAATCGACAAGTGTATACAAATGAATACAGGTACTATAACTGCAGGTGTCAGGGTTTGTCGGGGTAGTATAGGTGGGGAGATAGACATGATGACCTTACCCTCCTCTGGTGGGACTGTGAGACTTAATCTTCCCAGCATGCCCTCGGCCAGGTGTTGCTGCAAACAATGACAGATTTAGAATAAATTGTACACTGCTCTTTTATACTTGGACTGTTTAAAACAGGAATATTTTCCAAAGTCAAACATTATTTCTAAGCAATTTAACAAGTTAATTAAACATCGaacatttatcataaatagtAAATGCCATTCAAATTTCATAAGCTTCATTTCATTAATGATCAAATTCTATATATCAATTAGATTAATATCCTTCCTGTATATTATTCCTATTCTGTATCAATCTGTATTCTCCCACACCTTAACTTACCCTAGGGTaacccctcccctcccccctaTATACCTACCCATGTACTGATCAGCCTCGGGTTTGTCACTCTCGGTGCGGCGCCCCCCTTTCCCTTTGTGTTTGACGTGCTGGGGTTGTTTGGTCAGCTCCCACTCGGCCCGCTCTAGCTTCAGACGCAGCATCAGCAGAACCTTCTCGATCACGCCGGGCTTGGCTGCGATCACCTCACGAATCACCTCATCAGAGAGGCTAAAATTCAGCTTGCTCAGCACTTTTCTGATCCAGATTGAATAATAAAGGATTGTTAAGATATATGATGGAAAttgtatatcatatgatataattcCATTCtactttaaattataaatacatttatatagtaTTTAGCACATTGTTAAATAAATCTAACCCAACTTTTTGACCCTGCATTTTACGTATTTTACTTTTCTTTGATGTGATATTATCAATaaagataatttataaaaaaaattattaattttaattaattagcctACAGGTGAAGTATACATTTGACAGATATTTATTATATTGACTGAGTAAATAAACAGACTTTAACTGAcctaaacaataaataaaacatgtaaagaGTTATAATACTTTTATATGCATTATCATAAAAGATGATTGAATAGTTATCAAAGAACGAGTTACCGGTAAATGCTCAGGTAAGTTAATGAATGAACATATTGTAAGTTTtagtcttttttatttaatttcagaaaaatagttattacatgtataatcattacATATATAGTCATCATAGTCTACACTTCATACTTAGATAAGCTGTCATAAAAATGTGAATTaggaaaattgaaaatgttgcaGAATCAAGCGTGACGTGTCCATTTATAAGTTCTGGGTTATGAGTCAGAGAATAAATCAAAGAGCAGAATGACAAGTGACATGTTATCAGAAAAAATAGACATCAAGAAGATGCCCCTTCAGCTGCTGAAAATGACTCTTTAcagaatatatatgtttataccTATATGTATAAGTTCATGcttgtttataatttaaaatttttaaaacttaaaagtttACATTTATTAACAGCTGTTTAAGGTTAGGAATTATAAAACTattgttattcattttattttctttatttttgtgaCAGTAATTAACTAggcttaatacatgtacactatatACTAATATCATTCTGACCTtcagaaaaaaagtttattctGACTAACCTGCTTCCAAACTTCTACACATGCagttatatagtacaatatGTCGAACAGCTATTCATGTAAGATTATGGGCATTCAATCATCTTTACCTAAATATTGGCTAGCACATgcaattattatatatacactACAAATACCATTCAATAATGATGCTAAATACATATGGCATAAGttaaaaataagtttgatttgtgaagtcaaaaattaaattttaaaaaaaggaaaagttaTGTTTGGAAAGTTGTTTAACCTGTCTGTTACAAATGGGGGCTTTACCTGTTGAGAACTGCCCAGTTCAGCAACTTTTTATCTGTTGCACTGGCTGGGGAGTAGTTGTGGAGTTCCACCAGTGTAGGGAACTTATATTGTATGATCTCCGCTACCAGGACTGAAAACAACCAACAACAAACTAATTCCAGAGCTGAAGAAGAACTAAGATCAGATAATAGAGAAGAGAGTTGGCACAGGGATGTTCAAAAATCTGCAAAAAGGAATCTTATTTGATGCAAAGGTACTTCAATAAAATGTCAAACTGAACGTGAATGACGGTGCA
This region includes:
- the LOC105339310 gene encoding sperm flagellar protein 1 isoform X1, which gives rise to MDNYRSNGTSMAEFDDAELEELYNWVDSIPLTRPKKNIARDFSDGVLVAEIIQYKFPTLVELHNYSPASATDKKLLNWAVLNRKVLSKLNFSLSDEVIREVIAAKPGVIEKVLLMLRLKLERAEWELTKQPQHVKHKGKGGRRTESDKPEADQYMATPGRGHAGKIKSHSPTRGGFQGMSHYYPGLYEPSKFSQWPDYFPDQSRHKGPGASKIDGDNVSRLLFEEKVQESLSKDETIKILQAKINRMEHLIHLKDVRIDDLQNRVETMRPTGNLVRR
- the LOC105339310 gene encoding sperm flagellar protein 1 isoform X4; this translates as MDNYRSNGTSMAEFDDAELEELYNWVDSIPLTRPKKNIARDFSDGVLVAEIIQYKFPTLVELHNYSPASATDKKLLNWAVLNRKVLSKLNFSLSDEVIREVIAAKPGVIEKVLLMLRLKLERAEWELTKQPQHVKHKGKGGRRTESDKPEADQYMATPGRGHAGKIKSHSPTRGGPDYFPDQSRHKGPGASKIDGDNVSRLLFEEKVQESLSKDETIKILQAKINRMEHLIHLKDVRIDDLQNRVETMRPTGNLVRR